A part of Aegilops tauschii subsp. strangulata cultivar AL8/78 chromosome 2, Aet v6.0, whole genome shotgun sequence genomic DNA contains:
- the LOC109746558 gene encoding pentatricopeptide repeat-containing protein At4g01990, mitochondrial, which translates to MARAALLRSLPPRRVRPFSSPAAAPSPLTGGGSSAPRAAQGRELGGAVGFRTEEVPEFSPESPMLRAAAEAALRRVSPAPAGPVHAQYRQGPVLRVAWLPLYRRLSKLPPAAPLGCVAAELDRWLRERQPLCEHQLLFYVRKLRNFRQHRRALELIDWMEARGAYLLPGDHALRLDLVCKVNGLEAAEEYFLSLPDMHKSVKTYSSLLNCYAEHKPEKGLELYEKMRTMNIVPNTLVYKNLMSLYLKAGQPEKVLKTFEEMRGNGIQTDNFTYCILTESHIMVNGLESTKKFLEDLEKSIPVHWSLYTVLANNYNKVGQFDKAELALKKAEEVMDKGEMFAWHNLLSLYASSGNLSEVKRLWVSLRSELKICSNRSYLVMLSSLKKLDDFDSMQQVFQEWEFTQQSFDMRIPNVMIRAYLAKDMTDEAEALRQAAMAQGRSDPVTFYIFAESYLEKSRTDAALQVWRDAEKIVNTPNWVPRPELVKRFLKHFEEAKDVDGMESFCACLEKLECLDADARDALSRTYVAAGRTNPSYHSPDGRRPG; encoded by the exons ATGGCGCGTGCCGCACTCCTCCGTTCCTTGCCGCCGCGCCGCGTCCGCCCATTTTCCTCGCCGGCGGCGGCCCCCTCGCCCCTAACCGGCGGCGGCTCCTCCGCTCCTCGTGCGGCGCAGGGTCGAGAGCTCGGAGGAGCGGTCGGTTTCCGAACGGAAGAAGTCCCCGAGTTCTCCCCCGAATCGCCGATGCTGCGGGCGGCGGCCGAGGCGGCGCTGCGGCGCGTCTCGCCGGCCCCGGCAGGACCCGTGCACGCGCAGTATCGCCAGGGCCCGGTGCTGCGGGTGGCGTGGCTGCCCCTGTACAGACGCCTGTCGAAGCTGCCCCCGGCGGCGCCGCTGGGATGCGTGGCGGCGGAGCTCGACCGGTGGCTCCGCGAGAGACAGCCGCTCTGCGAGCACCAGCTCCTCTTCTACGTCCGCAAGCTCCGCAACTTCAGGCAGCACAGGCGCGCCCTCGAG CTGATAGACTGGATGGAAGCTCGTGGGGCATACTTGCTTCCTGGGGATCATGCGCTGCGGCTTGACCTTGTATGCAAAGTGAATGGGCTAGAAGCTGCCGAAGAATACTTCTTGAGTCTTCCGGATATGCATAAATCAGTGAAAACATATTCCTCTCTGCTTAACTGCTATGCAGAACACAAGCCAGAGAAAGGTCTGGAACTGTATGAAAAGATGAGAACCATGAACATCGTTCCGAATACACTGGTGTACAAGAATTTGATGTCCTTGTACCTGAAGGCAGGCCAGCCAGAGAAAGTCCTCAAAACATTTGAAGAAATGCGAGGAAATGGCATACAAACAGATAATTTTACATACTGCATCCTGACAGAAAGCCATATTATGGTTAATGGCCTAgaatccaccaagaagttcctGGAAGATTTGGAGAAGTCAATTCCAGTTCACTGGTCCCTGTACACTGTGCTGGCTAACAACTACAATAAAGTGGGGCAGTTTGACAAGGCGGAATTGGCCCTAAAGAAAGCTGAGGAAGTCATGGACAAGGGTGAGATGTTTGCTTGGCATAATCTTCTCTCCCTCTATGCCAGTTCCGGCAACTTGTCTGAGGTCAAGAGGCTTTGGGTATCTCTGAGGTCAGAATTGAAGATATGTTCAAACAGAAGTTACCTAGTGATGCTTTCATCTCTGAAAAAGCTAGATGATTTCGACTCCATGCAGCAGGTCTTCCAGGAGTGGGAATTCACTCAACAGAGCTTTGACATGAGGATACCAAACGTGATGATTCGAGCTTACCTTGCCAAGGACATGACAGACGAAGCCGAGGCTCTCCGCCAGGCAGCTATGGCCCAAGGCCGTTCCGATCCTGTGACCTTCTACATATTCGCTGAGTCCTATCTGGAGAAATCCAGGACCGACGCAGCGCTCCAGGTCTGGAGGGACGCAGAGAAGATAGTCAACACCCCAAACTGGGTACCACGGCCAGAGCTCGTGAAGAGATTTCTGAAGCATTTTGAGGAGGCGAAGGATGTGGACGGGATGGAGTCGTTCTGCGCGTGCCTTGAGAAGCTGGAGTGCCTCGACGCAGATGCTCGTGACGCCCTGTCCCGGACCTATGTAGCTGCCGGCAGAACAAATCCCTCTTATCATTCACCAGACGGAAGAAGACCAGGTTGA
- the LOC109746554 gene encoding uncharacterized protein: MLLANLLQPPRCPLASPIRCQAPAQHHQPAASSSRGLLLRGAGSPVVKRLPAGDWLLWYHSGARVALATSPDGLRWSAPVAPDPLLPSTDWWVFDTAAVRPGDVLVISGPDAPSSPSRRPPPSSSAVYWLYYTGSNDARLAASPFPAADVAALPGLAISQDGRHWARIEGAHHTGALLGVGEDHPQGWEKRCAAAPKVVMHADGDLRMYYHSFDEMSQRHAVGVARSRDGIRWERVGKALEGGGPGSFDEGGVRQGHVVRDRAAGRYMMAYEGLDGNGGVSIGLAVSEDGLRGWRRCSESPALCSSEDDDEWDVAGVGAPCLVQMDGPYDWRLYYMGVGKDGEAAIGMAYSEGQGLPRFNRCDALLM, from the coding sequence ATGCTCCTCGCCAATCTCCTCCAGCCGCCGCGCTGCCCGCTCGCCTCCCCCATCCGCTGCCAGGCCCCGGCCCAGCACCACcagcccgccgcctcctcctcccgcggcctcctcctccgcggcGCGGGCTCCCCCGTCGTCAAGCGCCTGCCCGCCGGCGACTGGCTCCTCTGGTACCACTCCGGGGCGCGCGTCGCGCTCGCCACCTCCCCCGACGGCCTGCGCTGGAGCGCGCCCGTGGCGCCCGACCCGCTGCTGCCCTCCACCGACTGGTGGGTCTTCGACACCGCCGCCGTCCGCCCCGGCGACGTCCTCGTCATCTCCGGCCCCGACGCGCCGTCGTCGCCGTCCCGCCGCCCCccgccctcctcctccgccgTGTACTGGCTCTACTACACCGGCTCCAACGACGCGCGCCTCGCGGCGTCCCCGTTCCCCGCCGCGGACGTCGCCGCGCTGCCCGGCCTCGCCATCAGCCAGGACGGCCGCCACTGGGCGCGCATCGAGGGGGCCCACCACACCGGCGCGCTCCTCGGGGTCGGGGAGGACCACCCGCAGGGCTGGGAGAAGCGCTGCGCCGCGGCCCCCAAGGTGGTGATGCACGCCGACGGGGACCTCCGGATGTACTACCACTCGTTCGACGAAATGTCGCAGAGGCACGCGGTCGGGGTGGCCAGGTCCAGGGACGGCATCCGGTGGGAGAGGGTGGGGAAGGCGCTCGAGGGAGGTGGGCCCGGGTCGTTCGACGAAGGCGGGGTGCGGCAGGGGCATGTCGTCCGTGACCGCGCCGCCGGTCGGTACATGATGGCGTACGAGGGTTTGGATGGCAATGGCGGGGTGAGCATTGGGTTGGCTGTGTCGGAGGACGGGCTGAGAGGGTGGAGGCGGTGCAGTGAATCACCAGCGCTGTGCTCGTCAGAGGATGATGACGAGTGGGACGTCGCTGGGGTCGGCGCCCCGTGCCTGGTGCAAATGGATGGGCCATATGATTGGAGACTCTATTACATGGGCGTAGGGAAGGATGGTGAGGCTGCTATTGGGATGGCATATTCAGAGGGTCAGGGTCTTCCGAGGTTCAACAGGTGTGATGCTCTTCTCATGTAA
- the LOC109746555 gene encoding transcription factor MYB16, protein MGRSPCCDKVGLKKGPWTPEEDEKLLAHIEEHGHGSWRALPSKAGLQRCGKSCRLRWTNYLRPDIKRGKFSLQEEQTIIQLHALLGNRWSAIATHLSRRTDNEIKNYWNTHLKKRLAKMGIDPVTHKAASGAPVGTADDVRSAKAAASLSHMAQWESARLEAEGRLARESTMRTAASTPTSITLHPINLPEPTTSPCLGMLQPWQGAKLDLESPTSTLTFIGNNNSVSLGISEGDPTTCKLRSDDPEREEDSVRKFLRQQQMQGLEGAERGDEHIIGCEEPWFQGTAGVGAGFTDMLHDALDCWGESSNGQAELSGQVSGDGESSSSYWSGILGMVVTSELPPSHPHPPAFL, encoded by the exons ATGGGGCGATCACCATGCTGTGACAAGGTCGGCCTAAAGAAAGGTCCATGGACGCCggaggaggacgagaagcttctTGCCCACATCGAGGAGCATGGACACGGGAGCTGGCGTGCATTGCCCTCCAAGGCCG GTTTGCAGAGGTGCGGCAAGAGCTGCAGACTGAGATGGACCAACTACCTGCGGCCGGACATCAAGAGGGGCAAGTTCAGCCTGCAGGAAGAACAGACCATCATCCAGCTTCATGCTCTTCTTGGCAACAG GTGGTCTGCCATCGCGACACACCTGTCGAGGCGCACTGACAACGAGATCAAGAACTACTGGAACACCCACCTCAAGAAGAGGCTGGCCAAGATGGGGATCGACCCCGTCACCCACAAGGCCGCCAGCGGAGCTCCCGTAGGCACCGCAGACGACGTCAGATCAGCCAAGGCCGCCGCCAGCCTCAGCCACATGGCCCAATGGGAGAGCGCCCGGCTTGAGGCCGAGGGGCGCCTGGCTCGAGAATCCACGATGCGCACAGCAGCCTCTACACCAACTTCAATCACTCTGCACCCAATAAACCTGCCAGAGCCTACCACCTCCCCGTGCCTCGGCATGTTGCAGCCATGGCAGGGCGCGAAGCTAGACCTGGAGTCACCCACCTCCACGCTGACGTTCATCGGTAATAATAACAGTGTCAGCCTTGGGATATCTGAGGGCGACCCCACGACGTGTAAGTTGAGAAGCGATGATCCGGAGCGCGAAGAGGACAGCGTGCGCAAGTTCCTCCGCCAGCAGCAGATGCAAGGGCTGGAAGGCGCGGAGAGGGGAGACGAGCACATCATCGGCTGCGAGGAGCCGTGGTTCCAAGGGACCGCTGGCGTCGGAGCTGGCTTCACAGACATGCTGCACGATGCATTGGATTGCTGGGGTGAGTCCAGCAATGGCCAAGCCGAGCTCAGCGGGCAGGTCTCTGGAGACGGAGAGAGCAGCAGCAGCTACTGGAGCGGCATCCTCGGCATGGTGGTCACCTCGGAGCTGCCACCATCCCACCCCCACCCACCAGCATTTCTCTAG